A stretch of the Brevundimonas sp. MF30-B genome encodes the following:
- a CDS encoding NAD(P)/FAD-dependent oxidoreductase codes for MAKHETDVVVLGGGHNGLVCAWYMARAGLKVTVLERRGVVGGAAVTEEFYPGFRNSTASYTVSLLNPRIIADMDLARHGLRIVERRLSNFLPLEDGRYLLAGEGRTQSEVARFSTRDAERLPAYEARLEAIAAVLRDWVLKPPPNLVEGGWAALPEMLKALALGRRVAGLDLTGRRDLIDLFAKSAGDWLDGWFESDPIKALFGFDSVVGNYASPYTPGSAYVLLHHVFGEVNGKRGAWGHAIGGMGAITQAMAAACVEAGVDIRLDSPVAEVLTEKDRAVGAVTEDGEVVRARAVVSNLHPRLLFDKVDPAIVPADFRARIAGYRSGSGTFRMNLALSELPRFTALPEPGDHLTAGVIIAPSLTYMDRAHAEARLNGWSSKPIVEMLIPSTLDDTLAPTGAHVASLFCQHVSPDLADADRETVADLMIETVDRHAPGFKASVLGRLALGPRDLERRFGLVGGDIFHGRLTLDQLFSARPVAGHADYRMPVPGLYLCGSGAHPGGGVTGAPGRNAARAVTRDLGR; via the coding sequence ATGGCGAAGCACGAGACGGACGTCGTCGTTCTAGGCGGCGGGCACAACGGGCTGGTCTGCGCCTGGTACATGGCGCGCGCCGGGCTGAAGGTGACGGTGCTGGAGCGTCGAGGCGTCGTCGGCGGCGCGGCGGTGACGGAAGAGTTTTATCCCGGTTTTCGCAACTCGACCGCCAGCTACACCGTCAGCCTGCTGAATCCACGCATCATCGCCGACATGGATCTGGCGCGGCACGGGCTGCGCATCGTGGAGCGACGGCTGTCGAACTTCCTGCCCCTGGAGGACGGGCGATATCTACTGGCGGGGGAGGGGCGGACCCAGTCGGAAGTGGCTCGGTTCTCGACGCGCGACGCCGAGCGGCTGCCGGCCTATGAGGCGCGGCTGGAGGCCATAGCCGCTGTCCTGCGCGACTGGGTGCTGAAGCCGCCGCCGAATCTGGTCGAGGGCGGCTGGGCGGCGCTACCGGAGATGCTGAAGGCCCTGGCGCTAGGGCGACGCGTCGCAGGACTTGACCTAACCGGACGGCGCGACCTGATCGATCTGTTCGCCAAGTCGGCGGGCGATTGGCTGGACGGCTGGTTCGAGAGCGATCCGATCAAGGCCTTGTTTGGGTTCGACAGCGTGGTGGGCAACTACGCCAGCCCCTACACGCCCGGCTCGGCCTATGTGCTGCTGCACCACGTGTTCGGCGAGGTGAACGGCAAGCGCGGCGCCTGGGGCCACGCCATCGGCGGGATGGGCGCCATCACCCAGGCCATGGCGGCCGCCTGCGTCGAGGCCGGAGTCGATATCCGCCTGGACAGTCCGGTCGCCGAGGTGCTGACCGAAAAGGACAGGGCGGTCGGCGCGGTGACGGAGGACGGCGAGGTGGTGCGCGCTCGCGCCGTGGTCTCCAACCTTCATCCGCGGCTGCTTTTCGACAAGGTTGATCCCGCGATCGTGCCTGCGGATTTCCGGGCCAGGATCGCCGGCTATCGCTCGGGCTCGGGCACGTTCCGCATGAATCTTGCCCTTTCGGAGCTGCCGCGTTTCACGGCCCTGCCAGAGCCGGGAGACCATCTGACGGCCGGCGTCATCATCGCGCCCAGCCTGACCTACATGGACCGGGCGCACGCCGAAGCGCGGCTGAACGGATGGTCGTCAAAGCCGATCGTCGAGATGCTGATCCCGTCGACGCTGGACGACACACTGGCCCCGACGGGCGCCCATGTCGCGAGCCTGTTCTGCCAGCACGTCTCGCCCGACTTGGCCGACGCGGATCGCGAGACGGTGGCGGATCTGATGATCGAGACGGTGGATCGCCATGCGCCGGGCTTCAAGGCGTCGGTGCTGGGGCGGCTGGCGCTGGGGCCGCGCGATCTGGAGCGGCGGTTCGGTCTGGTCGGCGGCGACATCTTCCACGGCCGGCTGACGCTGGACCAACTGTTCAGCGCCCGGCCGGTGGCGGGCCATGCGGACTATCGGATGCCCGTTCCGGGCCTCTACCTGTGCGGCTCGGGCGCACACCCCGGCGGCGGCGTCACCGGCGCGCCTGGGCGAAATGCGGCTCGGGCGGTCACACGCGACCTTGGGCGCTGA
- a CDS encoding sugar ABC transporter substrate-binding protein — MIAGPNRRAALALMAGGALASTAACSRGAAGETRLRFWAMGNEGANVPALIPEFERLNPGVRVEVQPLPWTAAHEKLLTAYAGDSLPDVAQIGNTWVSELTAIGALSATPAFASDLLTDQFPAVLETNEIGGRAMATPWYVDTRLIFHRTDLLQRAGYDAVPGDWAEWKRAMHGVKRVAGGASYAILLPLNEFEQLLTFGLQGDEPLLRDEATRGNFSSASFLAALEFYKSLFDERLAPLASSTQIANVWTEFARGFFSFYFSGPWTIGDFRQRLPAETQWATAGVPGPTGPGASAPGGSSLAVFRSSPHQEAAWSLIRYLLRPDIQVRFNEMTGSLPARESAWAAPAVTNDPMIQPFRAQLARAKAVPKAPEWERIVTEMQIVAERMVRGQYTPRAAAAEIDRRADRLLEKRRWMLERGRAQ; from the coding sequence GTGATTGCAGGCCCGAACAGGCGGGCGGCTCTCGCCCTGATGGCCGGGGGCGCGCTTGCGTCCACGGCCGCCTGTTCGCGCGGCGCGGCCGGGGAAACCCGGCTGCGCTTTTGGGCCATGGGCAACGAGGGGGCGAACGTCCCGGCCCTGATCCCCGAGTTCGAGCGGCTGAACCCCGGCGTCCGCGTCGAGGTCCAGCCCCTGCCGTGGACGGCGGCGCACGAGAAGCTGCTGACGGCCTATGCGGGTGACTCGCTGCCAGACGTGGCCCAGATCGGCAACACCTGGGTGTCGGAGCTGACCGCCATCGGCGCCCTGTCGGCGACGCCGGCCTTCGCCTCGGATCTTCTGACCGACCAGTTCCCGGCCGTGCTGGAGACCAACGAGATCGGCGGCCGGGCCATGGCGACGCCCTGGTATGTCGACACGCGTCTGATTTTCCATCGCACCGACCTGCTGCAGCGGGCAGGCTATGACGCCGTCCCGGGCGACTGGGCCGAATGGAAGCGCGCCATGCATGGGGTCAAGCGCGTGGCGGGCGGCGCCAGCTACGCCATCCTGCTGCCGCTGAACGAGTTCGAGCAGTTGCTGACCTTCGGCCTGCAGGGCGACGAGCCCCTGTTGAGGGATGAGGCGACGCGCGGCAACTTCTCCAGCGCGTCCTTCCTGGCGGCGCTGGAGTTCTACAAGAGCCTGTTCGACGAGAGGCTGGCGCCGCTGGCGTCCTCCACGCAGATCGCCAACGTCTGGACCGAATTCGCGCGCGGCTTCTTCAGCTTCTACTTCTCCGGCCCGTGGACGATCGGCGACTTCCGCCAGCGCCTGCCGGCCGAAACGCAGTGGGCCACGGCCGGCGTGCCGGGACCGACCGGGCCGGGCGCCTCGGCGCCGGGCGGGTCGTCGCTGGCGGTGTTTCGCTCTTCGCCCCACCAGGAGGCGGCCTGGAGCCTGATCCGCTATCTGCTTCGCCCCGACATCCAGGTGCGGTTCAACGAAATGACCGGCAGCCTGCCGGCGCGCGAAAGCGCCTGGGCCGCGCCTGCCGTGACCAACGATCCGATGATCCAGCCCTTCCGCGCCCAGCTGGCGCGCGCCAAGGCTGTGCCCAAGGCGCCGGAGTGGGAGCGGATCGTCACCGAAATGCAGATCGTCGCCGAACGCATGGTGCGCGGCCAGTATACGCCCCGCGCCGCCGCCGCAGAGATTGATCGTCGCGCCGACCGGCTGCTGGAGAAGCGCCGCTGGATGCTGGAGCGGGGGAGGGCGCAATGA
- a CDS encoding LacI family DNA-binding transcriptional regulator, producing MKAATIRDVARRAEVSVASVSRVLSGTGPVTDYTRQKVEAAVAELAYVPHSGARSLSTSRTQVIGVILPDLFGEFFSELIRGMDLAARAGGYHLIVSSTHGDADEAAAVIRSMRGRVDGLAVLSPHVDDAGLAESLASAVPVLVMNGGEGGSRPSIVVDNHAGAVEAVRHLAAGGRRRIAFIAGPQDNSEAAARRSGYLAAMAQAGLEPQIADGDFSQSAGHTACLELISRAPRPDAVFAANDMMAVGALLALQETGLRCPEDVAVVGFDDVPIAALMRPSLTTMKIDIAGIGRRALERLIDLIRNRADADAAQEVVRPVLVERQSTRPHHKTANHPAAAGLTPGFATIDS from the coding sequence ATGAAGGCCGCGACTATCCGCGATGTCGCGCGCCGAGCTGAGGTGTCGGTGGCGTCGGTCTCGCGCGTTCTCAGCGGGACCGGTCCTGTAACCGATTACACGCGCCAGAAGGTCGAGGCCGCCGTGGCCGAGCTGGCCTATGTGCCGCACTCTGGGGCGCGAAGCCTTTCGACCAGCCGGACCCAGGTGATCGGCGTGATTCTGCCGGATCTCTTCGGCGAGTTCTTTTCGGAGCTGATCCGCGGCATGGATCTGGCGGCCCGCGCCGGCGGCTACCACCTCATCGTTTCCAGCACCCACGGCGACGCCGACGAAGCCGCAGCGGTTATTCGCTCAATGCGCGGCCGCGTCGACGGCCTGGCGGTGCTGTCGCCGCATGTCGACGATGCCGGGCTGGCTGAAAGCCTCGCGAGCGCCGTGCCCGTTCTGGTGATGAATGGCGGGGAAGGCGGGTCGCGGCCCTCGATCGTGGTCGACAACCACGCTGGCGCTGTGGAGGCCGTGCGTCATCTCGCTGCAGGCGGCCGACGACGCATAGCCTTCATCGCCGGTCCTCAAGACAACAGCGAAGCCGCCGCCCGACGATCAGGATATCTGGCCGCCATGGCGCAGGCCGGTCTCGAGCCGCAGATCGCCGACGGGGACTTCAGTCAGTCGGCGGGCCACACCGCCTGTCTGGAGCTGATCAGTCGAGCGCCGCGCCCGGACGCCGTCTTCGCCGCCAACGACATGATGGCCGTCGGAGCCCTGCTGGCCTTGCAGGAAACCGGACTTCGCTGCCCGGAAGACGTCGCCGTCGTCGGCTTCGATGATGTGCCGATCGCCGCTCTGATGCGGCCGTCGCTGACCACGATGAAGATCGACATCGCTGGAATCGGCCGCCGCGCGCTCGAGCGTCTGATCGACCTGATCCGAAATCGTGCCGACGCGGACGCCGCCCAGGAAGTGGTGAGGCCGGTGCTTGTCGAGCGCCAGTCCACCCGCCCTCACCACAAGACCGCCAACCATCCAGCCGCAGCCGGGCTCACGCCCGGTTTTGCGACGATCGATTCCTGA
- a CDS encoding TonB-dependent receptor domain-containing protein, translating to MFNHRKLALSAASALAVAAALAAAAPASAQVATSTIRGSIASAPAGSTVVARNTASGFTNRATVNSQGGYTLSGLRPGTYEVTVTTSDGQTATDTVSIGVGQVGNLDLDVTATAAPTPGGVAEVADVVVTGRRLAEVRTPENATNVTTQQIQTLPQINRNFLNFAALAPGVRVSQNEQEVTITAGGQRAEAVNAFIDGASLKSNIISGGIVGQDDSRGNPFPQGSIQEFRVVSQNFKAEYEQASSAIITAVTRSGTNEFSGEVFGTYRDESFITQDEFGRRNNDEQPSLEVLQYGAALGGPIIRDVLHFFANYEHKQENRAASVTLGRQTPAYLAQFGDYVGTFATPFEEDLFFGKLSFQPREGHLFDLSVTYRDEADTTGVGGANSFDRATGLEQTTKSANFRYQWQGQGFLNEFAVDYRNYNYNPTAQNFDAAGASYRVFDNEFQPFGGLAIINIGGADTRQDITDEALTFRNDLTLTDIEFNGVHTIKMGVKFSSQDYEVIKEFGRNPQFFYDLDGNASGDADIPYRVELGTAFPTVNLNNKVYGLYIQDDWQITDRLELNLGIRWDYESNANNDDYVTPQSVIGGLDQWIASTAGGKPAGYAPSWFNRDDYISTGDNRSPFKNAFQPRIGFSYDLSGDRSTVIFGGAGRYYDRVNFNFSFDELAKPFDTRKNAFFSTTGGAPGVADGTPDDPFLWDPSYATPAGLDPLLAGIEAKGQAFLLRNDFEPPSTDQVNLGVRQRFGEWQTEFTLAYGKTKNEFTWLYLTRCREPAFGNDGGGFGDNGGTCGPDGSNPFREYWVSDHNKQREFAALYVKLDKAYTRESGWGLNVAYTLSKSEQNGGNDNFCFDCFDVENSPVRPSGNDERHRIVANGIVDLPYDFQLSGIVTLGSGTPYDVFDGTGSQFYYRPYAGRPDRRSFFIPDAFAYRNVDLRLTKNIAAPGGELQLYLDAINIFNFNNFTNYEGGTGSAAEPNPFFGTPRAVLFPTRQFQIGARYAF from the coding sequence ATGTTCAACCATAGAAAACTGGCCCTGAGCGCCGCCTCGGCCCTCGCCGTCGCCGCCGCCCTGGCTGCCGCGGCCCCGGCAAGCGCGCAGGTGGCGACCTCGACTATCCGAGGCAGCATTGCTTCGGCCCCGGCCGGCTCGACTGTTGTTGCGCGCAACACGGCCAGCGGCTTCACCAACCGCGCCACCGTCAACAGCCAGGGCGGCTACACCCTGTCGGGTCTACGGCCCGGCACCTATGAGGTGACGGTCACCACTAGCGACGGTCAAACGGCGACCGACACGGTCAGCATCGGCGTGGGACAGGTCGGCAATCTCGACCTCGACGTGACCGCCACGGCAGCGCCGACGCCGGGAGGCGTGGCAGAGGTCGCGGACGTCGTCGTCACCGGCCGTCGTCTGGCCGAGGTTCGCACCCCGGAAAACGCGACAAATGTGACGACCCAGCAGATTCAGACGCTGCCGCAGATCAACCGCAACTTCCTGAACTTTGCGGCGCTGGCGCCAGGCGTACGCGTCTCGCAAAACGAGCAAGAGGTGACCATCACGGCCGGCGGCCAGCGCGCCGAGGCGGTCAACGCCTTCATCGACGGCGCCAGCCTGAAGTCGAACATCATCTCGGGCGGCATCGTTGGTCAGGATGACAGCCGCGGCAATCCGTTCCCGCAGGGTTCGATCCAGGAATTCCGCGTCGTCAGCCAGAACTTCAAGGCCGAATACGAGCAGGCTTCTTCCGCCATTATTACGGCGGTGACCCGCTCCGGCACGAACGAATTCAGTGGTGAGGTCTTCGGCACTTACCGTGACGAGAGCTTCATCACGCAGGATGAGTTTGGGCGCCGAAACAATGACGAGCAGCCGTCGTTGGAAGTCCTGCAGTACGGAGCCGCGCTGGGCGGGCCGATCATTCGTGATGTGCTGCACTTCTTCGCAAACTACGAGCACAAGCAGGAAAACCGGGCCGCATCCGTTACCCTAGGCCGCCAGACGCCAGCCTATCTGGCGCAGTTCGGCGACTATGTGGGCACTTTCGCCACGCCGTTCGAGGAAGATCTCTTTTTCGGAAAGCTCAGCTTCCAGCCGCGTGAGGGCCACCTCTTTGACCTGAGCGTGACCTATCGCGACGAGGCCGACACCACCGGGGTGGGCGGCGCCAACTCGTTCGACCGCGCCACGGGTCTCGAGCAAACAACTAAGAGCGCCAACTTCCGCTATCAGTGGCAGGGTCAGGGCTTCCTGAACGAGTTCGCCGTCGACTATCGTAACTACAACTACAACCCGACCGCGCAGAACTTCGATGCCGCCGGCGCCAGCTATCGGGTGTTCGACAATGAGTTTCAGCCCTTCGGCGGGTTGGCGATCATCAACATCGGCGGGGCTGACACTCGTCAGGACATTACCGATGAGGCTCTGACCTTCCGAAACGACCTGACGCTGACGGACATCGAGTTCAACGGCGTTCACACCATCAAAATGGGCGTGAAGTTCTCATCGCAAGACTATGAGGTAATCAAAGAGTTCGGCCGCAATCCGCAGTTCTTCTACGATCTGGATGGAAACGCGAGCGGTGACGCCGACATCCCCTATCGTGTTGAACTCGGCACGGCGTTCCCGACGGTCAACCTGAACAACAAGGTCTACGGGCTTTACATCCAGGACGACTGGCAGATCACAGACCGGCTTGAACTGAACCTCGGGATTCGCTGGGACTACGAGTCGAACGCGAACAACGACGACTACGTCACGCCCCAGTCCGTAATCGGCGGGCTGGATCAATGGATTGCATCCACTGCTGGGGGCAAACCCGCAGGTTACGCGCCCAGCTGGTTCAACCGGGACGACTACATATCGACGGGTGACAATCGCTCACCGTTCAAGAACGCGTTCCAGCCTCGCATCGGCTTCTCGTATGACTTGTCTGGGGATCGGTCGACCGTGATTTTCGGCGGCGCGGGACGGTATTATGATCGCGTCAACTTCAACTTCTCGTTCGACGAACTCGCGAAACCGTTCGACACGAGGAAGAACGCTTTCTTCTCCACGACAGGGGGCGCGCCCGGCGTCGCGGACGGTACGCCTGACGATCCCTTCCTGTGGGACCCGTCTTATGCGACGCCGGCTGGCCTGGACCCGCTGCTCGCCGGGATCGAAGCCAAGGGGCAAGCTTTCCTGCTCAGGAACGACTTCGAGCCCCCAAGCACCGACCAGGTCAATCTTGGGGTTCGTCAGCGGTTCGGGGAATGGCAAACCGAATTCACCCTCGCGTATGGAAAGACCAAGAACGAGTTCACTTGGCTGTATCTCACGCGCTGCCGCGAACCGGCCTTCGGCAACGATGGTGGTGGTTTCGGCGATAACGGAGGCACCTGCGGCCCGGACGGCTCCAACCCTTTCCGCGAGTACTGGGTCTCGGACCACAACAAGCAGCGCGAGTTCGCCGCCCTCTACGTCAAGCTGGACAAGGCCTATACGCGTGAGTCCGGCTGGGGCTTGAACGTTGCCTACACCCTGTCGAAGTCTGAGCAGAACGGCGGCAACGACAACTTCTGCTTCGACTGCTTCGATGTGGAAAACTCGCCCGTTCGCCCGTCGGGCAACGACGAGCGCCACCGGATTGTCGCGAACGGCATTGTCGATCTGCCTTACGACTTCCAGTTGTCGGGCATTGTCACCCTTGGGTCCGGCACGCCTTATGACGTGTTCGACGGAACGGGATCGCAGTTCTACTACCGCCCGTACGCCGGTCGTCCCGACCGTCGATCCTTCTTCATCCCGGACGCCTTCGCCTACCGGAATGTCGATCTGCGGCTAACCAAGAACATCGCCGCCCCGGGTGGTGAACTCCAGCTGTATCTGGATGCAATCAACATCTTCAACTTCAACAACTTCACCAACTACGAAGGCGGCACCGGCTCGGCGGCGGAACCCAATCCGTTCTTCGGCACGCCGCGGGCCGTGCTGTTCCCGACTCGACAGTTCCAGATCGGGGCGCGCTACGCGTTCTAA
- a CDS encoding response regulator, whose translation MTHLLKDRRILVIEDESLVAMLLETVLEDLGCLPVGPASSVDEGLRLISDEAVLDGALLDVNVAGRQVFPAADALKARGVPFVFSTGYGEGGLPDEWRGHPTIQKPFTEATVRSALMSALGVAEA comes from the coding sequence ATGACCCACTTGCTCAAGGACCGCCGGATCCTCGTCATAGAAGATGAATCCCTGGTCGCCATGCTGCTCGAGACGGTTCTGGAAGACTTGGGCTGCCTCCCTGTCGGTCCTGCTTCGAGCGTAGACGAGGGTCTGCGCTTGATAAGCGACGAGGCCGTGTTGGATGGGGCTCTGCTGGACGTAAACGTGGCGGGCCGTCAGGTTTTTCCAGCCGCAGATGCGTTGAAGGCGCGGGGCGTGCCGTTCGTATTCTCCACGGGATATGGGGAAGGCGGCTTGCCGGACGAATGGCGTGGCCATCCTACGATCCAGAAACCCTTCACCGAAGCGACGGTCCGCAGCGCCTTGATGAGCGCCCTGGGTGTCGCCGAGGCCTGA
- a CDS encoding sensor histidine kinase encodes MKELAKSSEVAQQLAAAFDASANPYMVLDRELRFAGVNQAYLDAVQRQRDDLLGKVIFDEFDGGEEGRASAQRLRDSFERVLATGERDILPVIHYAIPVTGPDGRRVLEDRFWSAVHTPMKDAEGRVAYILQHTSDITEMERLRRQLADKESDAPTLDRLLSGAVLNRAEKAENAKAKLEREHGRLMDLFRRSPQAVAVLLGEDHRFQFTNGAYDRIVGRTPAHDQPIREFMPEIEGQGFIDLLDSVYATGEAVEAHAQPAALNRTPNAAAETRYIDLYYQPIRGDGDATIGVFVQGNDVTEKVLADRRQRLMIDELNHRVKNTLATVQSIAMQTARSNSDPRSFAETFQARLLALSHTHDLLTRSHWEGADLRSILEHETAAHGAQRIVLNGPPLSLAPSRALSLGMIFHELATNAAKYGALSAPEGRVFVDWSVADQRAPRLSLSWQERGGPPVVAPERRGFGSRLIERNVRHDLGGELQTRYSNDGLEVDISLPLDGGDLQ; translated from the coding sequence TTGAAGGAACTGGCGAAGAGCAGCGAGGTCGCGCAACAACTCGCGGCCGCCTTCGACGCGTCGGCGAACCCGTATATGGTGCTGGATCGCGAATTGCGTTTCGCGGGCGTCAACCAGGCCTATCTCGACGCTGTCCAGCGGCAGCGCGACGACCTGCTCGGCAAGGTGATCTTCGACGAATTCGACGGCGGGGAAGAAGGGCGGGCGAGCGCCCAGCGCCTGCGCGACTCCTTTGAACGTGTTCTGGCGACGGGCGAGCGCGATATTCTGCCTGTGATCCATTACGCCATCCCTGTGACCGGACCGGACGGCCGACGCGTGCTCGAGGATCGGTTCTGGAGCGCTGTCCATACGCCCATGAAGGACGCCGAAGGGCGGGTAGCCTATATTCTACAGCACACGTCGGACATCACCGAAATGGAGCGCCTGCGTCGGCAGCTGGCCGACAAGGAAAGCGACGCGCCCACTCTGGATCGACTGCTCTCGGGCGCCGTACTGAACCGGGCTGAGAAGGCTGAGAACGCCAAGGCCAAGCTTGAGCGGGAACACGGGCGGTTGATGGATCTGTTCCGTCGCTCTCCGCAGGCTGTCGCCGTGCTTCTGGGCGAGGATCATCGGTTTCAGTTCACCAACGGCGCCTACGACCGCATCGTAGGCCGCACGCCTGCGCACGATCAGCCCATTCGTGAGTTCATGCCCGAGATAGAGGGCCAGGGCTTCATCGATCTTCTGGACAGCGTCTATGCGACGGGTGAGGCCGTGGAAGCTCATGCGCAGCCCGCCGCCTTGAACCGGACCCCCAACGCGGCCGCGGAAACCCGCTATATCGACCTCTACTATCAACCCATCCGCGGCGACGGGGACGCCACGATAGGCGTCTTCGTTCAGGGCAACGACGTCACCGAAAAGGTTCTGGCCGATCGCCGACAGCGGTTGATGATCGACGAGTTGAATCATCGGGTTAAGAACACTCTGGCGACCGTCCAGTCGATCGCCATGCAGACTGCGCGTTCCAACAGCGACCCAAGAAGCTTCGCCGAGACCTTTCAGGCGAGGTTGCTGGCCCTGTCGCACACCCACGACCTGCTGACGCGCTCCCATTGGGAAGGCGCGGACCTGCGATCGATCCTGGAGCATGAGACCGCCGCCCATGGCGCACAGCGGATCGTGCTGAACGGCCCGCCCCTGTCACTGGCGCCGTCTCGAGCCCTTTCGCTGGGCATGATATTCCATGAGCTGGCCACGAACGCCGCCAAATACGGCGCGCTGTCCGCGCCGGAGGGCCGCGTCTTCGTCGACTGGTCCGTCGCAGATCAACGCGCGCCTCGCCTGAGCTTGAGCTGGCAGGAAAGGGGCGGGCCGCCGGTCGTGGCACCCGAACGACGCGGTTTCGGCTCCCGTCTGATCGAGCGCAATGTTCGACACGACCTGGGCGGCGAGCTTCAAACACGATATTCCAATGACGGCCTCGAGGTGGATATCTCGCTGCCGCTCGACGGGGGCGATCTTCAATGA
- a CDS encoding glucoamylase family protein: protein MDRRRFLLGSAVGTAALASGLGLGACSQPAAVAGSSGAGLVTLDPVIEELQERSFRWFWDTTNAANGMTPDRWPTPSFASIAAIGDALACWPIGVERGWITREQARERTLTTIRFLHDLKQGPEPTGTGGYKGFFYHFIDMNTGHRYGQTELSSVDTALLMGGMMFAARWFDQDHADEAEIRRLTQVIYERIEWPWLEARPNRISMGWHPESGIIEADWNVYNEGMIVLIMAMGSPTHPVSKGVWDEWCSVYDQSFTDRWGPKHLHFGPMFGHQYSHMFIDFRGIQDEWMRDQSGIPGFDYFENSKRAVLAQQKYGVDNPKGWDGYSGDIWGFTACDGPGDFKQVINGREREFFSYSARGPGEREDGTIAPTAAAGSICFEPEIVTNCIKAIKAQYGEHLYGQYGFLDSFNLTLKETENRLLHGKIVPGVGWFNGDYIGIDQGPIVIMTENLRSNIIWNRMHAEPNIVRGLKVAGFTGGWLDQA, encoded by the coding sequence ATGGATCGTCGTCGGTTTCTTCTCGGATCAGCCGTGGGAACAGCGGCTCTGGCGAGCGGCCTCGGACTGGGCGCCTGTTCGCAGCCTGCCGCCGTCGCCGGCTCGAGTGGTGCGGGCTTGGTCACCCTGGACCCCGTGATCGAAGAACTCCAGGAGCGCAGCTTCCGCTGGTTCTGGGATACGACGAACGCCGCCAACGGCATGACGCCGGATCGCTGGCCTACGCCCAGCTTCGCCTCCATCGCCGCCATCGGCGACGCCCTGGCCTGCTGGCCGATCGGGGTCGAGCGCGGCTGGATCACGCGCGAACAGGCCCGCGAGCGCACCCTGACGACCATCCGCTTCCTGCACGACCTGAAACAGGGCCCCGAGCCGACCGGGACCGGCGGCTACAAGGGCTTCTTCTATCACTTCATCGACATGAACACCGGCCATCGCTACGGCCAGACCGAGCTGTCCAGCGTCGATACGGCTCTGTTGATGGGCGGCATGATGTTCGCCGCGCGCTGGTTCGATCAGGATCATGCCGACGAGGCCGAAATCCGTCGCCTGACCCAGGTCATCTACGAGCGGATCGAATGGCCGTGGCTGGAGGCCCGGCCGAACCGCATCTCGATGGGCTGGCACCCCGAGAGCGGCATCATCGAGGCCGACTGGAACGTCTACAACGAGGGCATGATCGTCCTGATCATGGCTATGGGCAGCCCGACGCACCCGGTTTCCAAGGGCGTCTGGGACGAATGGTGCAGCGTTTACGACCAGAGCTTCACCGACCGCTGGGGCCCCAAGCACCTGCACTTCGGCCCGATGTTCGGCCATCAGTACAGCCACATGTTCATCGACTTCCGCGGCATTCAGGACGAATGGATGCGCGACCAGTCCGGCATTCCGGGCTTCGACTATTTCGAGAACTCCAAGCGCGCGGTCCTGGCGCAGCAGAAGTACGGCGTCGACAATCCCAAGGGCTGGGACGGCTATTCCGGCGACATCTGGGGCTTCACGGCCTGCGACGGCCCGGGTGACTTCAAACAGGTCATCAACGGCCGCGAGCGCGAGTTCTTCAGCTACTCGGCCCGCGGTCCGGGCGAACGCGAGGACGGCACCATCGCGCCGACGGCGGCGGCCGGCTCCATCTGCTTCGAGCCCGAGATCGTCACCAACTGCATCAAGGCGATCAAGGCCCAGTACGGCGAGCACCTTTACGGCCAGTACGGCTTCCTCGACAGCTTCAACCTGACGCTCAAGGAAACTGAGAACCGGCTGTTGCACGGCAAGATCGTGCCGGGCGTGGGCTGGTTCAACGGCGACTACATCGGCATCGATCAGGGGCCGATCGTCATCATGACCGAGAACCTGCGTTCCAACATCATCTGGAACCGCATGCACGCCGAGCCGAATATCGTGCGCGGTCTCAAGGTGGCCGGCTTCACCGGCGGCTGGCTGGACCAGGCGTGA